The Salvelinus fontinalis isolate EN_2023a chromosome 31, ASM2944872v1, whole genome shotgun sequence genome has a window encoding:
- the LOC129830172 gene encoding rho guanine nucleotide exchange factor 19-like, which translates to MLPGYGFFPLPDFQPHLHAFRFRGKSPSMWIPVSGESQALSEAQDNMPLLRQCHHKHIAVCQQETLTFIELQPPVTPSVKGWGSPSADTQRFSPLSLNHRKHTSEAQIVSGRSKPDYYTDTDMDLSLDSQTLGGEVELVIQEDIRTNPPVQEQYERPMTVSSVFLPLHAALSLPLSLPLSSLYRDTDSWDSQPPGSPSSPELPWLQSPDTCRPQRRSSQSSLREKSIRRKVRVYSPDSLSDESLASPILDGDYLFPGPFDFFLEEDLGGDPQTPDPPKIPPLSAEPHRSSEDPSVLNSGAVENSSATGGSALACSRMAEHERRRFSASELISRLQLSQRKNSFTLKLGKSLSARVASRDRQTSSNLSPSSDYKSTSRHRGAGGSSHSAPHSPVGPVPPLPTADNNTQQHQRSTGFTIKNMRKKSIEEDWCTPPTVSSSNRLSRFLPSSILYQEYSDVAINREIQRQQGEEPGAEEERLGVKGAGEAPSPSNLSPSSSFCSSRGSAFSLWQDIPDVQTSDQLDNFSNEERKLQEAKFELVTSEASYIRSLAIAVEHFMLSQELGECLGTQDRQWLFSKLPEVKDVSERFLQDLEHRLEEDILRFDVCDIVLAHCPALRRVYLPYVTNQAYQEQTYQRLLQENARFPGILARLEEDPICQRLPLASFLILPFQRITRLKMLVENILKRTTPGSRGEDTATKAFNELKKLIKECNSSVQSMKRMEELIHLNKKIHFEGKIFPLISQSRWLVKHGELLEVDTQTMSISGSKFKLPTRPVYLHLFNDCLLLSRRKDTWKFMVFVHAKIGQLKVKDLSQKLQGISGFIFHLQLCEGQQLKHQILLKAHTESGKQRWITAMFPSDSLEDIEQASENDDLSQVQCIKSYQAQEHDELTLEKADILQAKTITSDGWVEGIRLSDGERGWFPKTNVEEITNRSARLRNLRENIRIKCVTQKLEEEPF; encoded by the exons ATGCTTCCTGGGTATGGATTCTTCCCTCTCCCTGACTTCCAGCCTCATCTACACGCCTTCCGTTTCCGAGGAAAGAGCCCCAGCATGTGGATCCCGGTCTCAGGCGAGTCCCAGGCTTTGAGCGAGGCCCAGGACAACATGCCTCTCCTCCGGCAGTGCCACCACAAGCACATCGCTGTGTGTCAGCAGGAGACTCTGACCTTCATCGAGCTGCAGCCGCCTGTGACACCCAGTGTCAAAGGCTGGGGCTCCCCAAGTGCAGACACTCAACGCTTCAGCCCGTTGTCTCTGAATCATCGTAAACACACGAGTGAAGCACAAATTGTCAGTGGGAGAAGTAAACCTGATTATTACACTGATACTGATATGGACCTGAGTTTAGACTCTCAGACGCTAGGGGGCGAGGTTGAGCTGGTTATCCAGGAAGATATCAGGACTAACCCTCCAGTGCAGGAGCAGTATGAGAGACCCATGACGGTGTCATCTGTGTTTCTTCCCCTCCACGCAGCCCTCAGCCTgcccctgtccctccctctgtcctccctgtacAGAGACACAGACTCCTGGGACTCTCAGCCACCTggctctccatcctctcctgaGCTTCCGTGGCTGCAGAGCCCAGATACCTGTCGACCCCAGAGGAGGTCATCACAGAGCTCCCTCAGGGAAAAGTCCATCC GGCGTAAGGTGCGGGTGTACTCACCAGACAGCCTGAGTGACGAGTCTCTGGCCAGCCCCATTCTGGACGGCGACTACCTTTTCCCAGGACCCTTTGACTTCTTTCTGGAAGAGGACCTCGGGGGAGACCCCCAAACCCCCGACCCCCCAAAGATTCCACCTCTGTCCGCAGAGCCACATCGGTCGTCAGAGGACCCCTCTGTCTTGAACTCTGGGGCTGTAGAGAATTCCTCGGCCACCGGGGGGAGCGCTTTAGCCTGCTCTCGTATGGCGGAACATGAGCGGCGGCGCTTCTCTGCCTCTGAGCTGATCTCACGGCTGCAGCTGTCCCAGAGGAAGAACTCGTTCACGCTAAAGCTAGGCAAGTCGCTGTCGGCTCGCGTGGCTTCCCGTGACAGGCAGACCTCCAGCAACCTCAGCCCCAGCTCTGACT ATAAGTCCACTTCCAGGCACCGTGGCGCAGGTGGTTCCAGTCACAGCGCCCCCCACAGTCCTGTAGGACCTGTACCGCCACTACCCACTGCTGACAATAACACGCAACAACATCAACGGAGCACCGGATTCACAATCAAAAA TATGAGGAAGAAATCCATCGAGGAGGATTGGTGCACTCCTCCCACAGTCAGCAGCTCCAATCGTCTGTCACGGTTTCTCCCCAGCT cAATTCTGTACCAGGAGTACAGTGATGTTGCAATCAACCGAGAAATCCAGAGGCAGCAGGGGGAGGAGCCAGGTGCTGAGGAGGAGAGGCTAGGGGTGAAAGGGGCTGGGGAGGCCCCATCTCCGTCCAATCTGTCTCCGTCAAGCTCCTTTTGCTCGTCACGAGGCTCCGCCTTCTCCCTGTGGCAGGACATCCCTGATGTCCAGACCAGCGATCAGCTGGACAACTTCAGCAACGAGGAGCGCAAACTACAGGAG GCCAAGTTTGAGCTAGTGACGTCTGAGGCGTCGTACATCCGGAGCCTGGCCATCGCGGTGGAACACTTTATGCTGTCCCAGGAGCTGGGGGAGTGTCTTGGGACCCAGGACAGACAGTGGCTCTTCTCCAAGCTCCCCGAGGTCAAGGACGTCAGTGAgcg GTTCCTGCAGGACCTGGAGCACAGGTTGGAGGAGGACATCTTGCGTTTTGATGTATGCGACATCGTCCTGGCCCACTGTCCCGCCCTGCGAAGGGTCTATCTCCCCTACGTGACCAACCAGGCCTACCAGGAACAGACCTACCAGCGCCTGTT ACAGGAGAATGCTCGCTTCCCAGGTATCCTGGCTCGTTTGGAGGAAGACCCCATCTGCCAGCGTCTTCCCCTTGcctccttcctcatcctccccttCCAGAGGATCACACGGCTTAAGATGCTGGTGGAA AATATCCTGAAGAGAACAACACCAGGCTCTAGGGGTGAGGACACAGCCACCAAGGCCTTCAATGAACTGAAAAAG CTTATAAAGGAGTGTAACTCCAGTGTGCAATCAATGAAGAGGATGGAAGAGCTCATTCACCTCAATAAGAAGATCCACTTTGAGGGCAAG ATATTCCCTCTGATCTCCCAGTCTCGCTGGTTGGTCAAACACGGGGAACTGCTGGAGGTGGACACACAGACCATGAGTATTTCTGGGTCAAAGTTCAAGTTGCCCACAAGGCCTGTGTATCTGCATCTGTTCAATGACTGTCTTCTGCTGTCCAGGAGGAAAGA CACGTGGAAGTTCATGGTGTTTGTTCACGCTAAGATTGGGCAGCTGAAGGTGAAGGACCTCAGTCAGAAGCTCCAGGGCATCTCAGGCTTCATCTTCCACCTCCAACTGTGTGAGGGCCAGCAGCTCAAACACCAGATCCTGCTCAAGGCCCACACTGA GAGTGGGAAACAGAGATGGATCACAGCCATGTTCCCCTCTGATTCATTGGAAGACATTGAGCAAGCCAGTGAGAATGATG ATCTTTCTCAAGTTCAGTGCATCAAGAGCTACCAGGCCCAAGAGCATGACGAGCTAACATTGGAGAAGGCTGATATTCTTCAAGCCAAGACCATTACAAGTGACG GCTGGGTGGAGGGCATTCGGCTGTCAGATGGGGAGCGGGGCTGGTTCCCCAAAACCAATGTAGAGGAGATCACAAATCGCAGTGCGCGTCTCCGCAACCTGAGAGAAAACATCCGTATCAAGTGTGTCACACAGAAACTGGAGGAGGAGCCCTTTTAA
- the LOC129830173 gene encoding probable pleckstrin homology domain-containing family N member 1: protein MGCCSVTQRGAHSGIDEVGPDEIELLEIDNSGIWTLGESRLQLSVRNGKDGPTSRYPSVRHLDQEIVLWGRSREELYHSIYNQSIRDWEGQPAHMYGEIVHSSRVSLHNSYTQEKSEHYLVLFSFHLLILFLDPSHQEFIYEGILPLSGLSFQATSLDSNKQHIFQISGPMVDSKVFTCASAAELNKWIHHMEERRYKSISQPLNPSSCALSYLVPCDESWKKEELKKYLLQIPIRHWEGAPIQHMGQPGYISMVHIINTQRQGLHERLLVLFPQDVLLLSVDNERLSVKYEGRLSRKSITAVERSALPGRLEFELTGELMEPLQVSCTCPEVYQNWIFQLQQLEKKLQATSNHTAPPLMPKKLRSRKESQEPMTVAQD, encoded by the exons ATGGGATGCTGTAGTGTGACTCAGAGAGGAGCGCATTCTGGGATTGACGAGGTGGGCCCTGATGAGATCGAGCTTCTGGAGATTGACAACTCAGG GATATGGACTCTAGGAGAGAGCAGGCTTCAGCTCTCTGTGAGGAATGGAAAAGACGGTCCAACCTCTCGCTACCCTTCAGTGAGACACCTCGATCAGGAG ATTGTGCTATGGGGCAGGAGCAGAGAGGAGCTGTACCACAGCATATACAACCAGTCCATCCGTGATTGGGAGGGCCAGCCTGCACACATGTATGGAGAGATAGTGCACTCCTCCCGTGTGTCTCTCCACAACAGCTACACACAG GAGAAAAGTGAACACTATCTGGTGCTGTTCTCCTTCCACTTATTGATCCTATTTCTGGATCCCTCTCATCAAGAATTTATCTATGAG GGCATCCTGCCTCTCTCTGGACTGTCTTTCCAAGCCACCTCACTGGACTCCAACAAGCAACACATATTCCAGATCAGTG GTCCAATGGTGGACTCCAAAGTCTTCACCTGTGCCAGTGCAGCCGAGCTGAACAAATGGATACACcacatggaggagaggagatacaAATCCATTAGCCAACCGCTAAACCCCTCCAGCTGTGCACTGTCTTACCTG GTACCCTGCGATGAGAGCTGGAAGAAAGAGGAACTGAAAAAGTATTTACTGCAAATCCCAATAAGGCACTGGGAAGGGGCCCCCATCCAGCACATGGGCCAGCCAGGATACATATCCATGGTCCACATCATcaatacacagagacag GGACTTCATGAGCGGCTACTCGTACTCTTCCCTCAAGATGTCCTCCTGCTCTCTGTGGATAACGAGCGCCTCAGTGTCAAATATGAG GGTAGATTGTCTCGGAAAAGCATCACAGCCGTGGAGAGGTCTGCATTACCTGGGAGGCTGGAATTTGAGTTAACag GTGAACTGATGGAGCCGCTGCAGGTATCCTGCACCTGTCCTGAAGTCTATCAGAACTGGATCTTCCAGCTACAACAG CTGGAAAAAAAACTCCAAGCTACCTCAAATCACACGGCTCCACCCCTCATGCCGAAAAAACTGCGGAGCAGGAAGGAGTCCCAGGAACCAATGACAGTAGCACAAGACTGA